In Rhodothermus sp., one DNA window encodes the following:
- a CDS encoding co-chaperone GroES family protein translates to MHRFQGELIIVGDRVLIAPDEGERQTQTGLYLPATVVERERVGSGRVVKVGPGYLMPNPEYSENEPWAPHREAVRYLPLQAQPGDYAFFLKKDAIELTYENRNYVIVPHSAILALVRPHTEDLLENLDDLEDLDDLLDAS, encoded by the coding sequence ATGCACAGATTTCAAGGTGAGCTGATTATCGTCGGGGATCGGGTCTTGATCGCACCCGACGAAGGAGAACGCCAGACACAGACGGGCCTGTACCTGCCAGCTACGGTGGTAGAACGTGAACGCGTAGGTAGCGGCCGTGTCGTCAAAGTGGGCCCGGGTTATCTGATGCCGAATCCAGAGTACTCCGAAAACGAACCCTGGGCCCCCCATAGGGAAGCCGTCCGCTACCTGCCCCTACAGGCCCAGCCCGGCGACTATGCCTTCTTTCTGAAAAAGGACGCCATCGAGCTGACCTACGAAAACCGCAACTACGTGATCGTCCCCCACAGCGCCATTCTGGCTCTGGTACGTCCCCACACCGAAGATTTGCTGGAAAACCTGGACGACCTGGAAGATCTCGACGATTTG